Proteins encoded in a region of the Triticum dicoccoides isolate Atlit2015 ecotype Zavitan chromosome 3A, WEW_v2.0, whole genome shotgun sequence genome:
- the LOC119271381 gene encoding putative ATP synthase protein YMF19, which translates to MPQLDKLTYFSQFFWLCLLLFTFYILLFNNNNGILGISRILKLRNQLLSRRGGEIQSKDPKNLEDISRKGFSTGLSYMYSSLSEVSQWCKTVDYLGKRRKITLISDFSEISGSRGMERQILYLISKSSYNTSSSRITCWKNIMLTHVPHGQGSIIS; encoded by the coding sequence ATGCCTCAACTTGATAAATTAACTTATTTCTCACAATTTTTCTGGTTATGTCTTCTCCTCTTTACTTTTTATATTCTCTTATTTAATAATAATAATGGAATACTTGGAATTAGTAGAATTCTCAAACTACGGAACCAACTGCTTTCACGCCGGGGGGGCGAGATCCAGAGCAAGGACCCTAAGAATCTGGAAGATATCTCGAGAAAAGGTTTTAGCACCGGTCTCTCATATATGTACTCCAGTTTATCCGAAGTATCCCAATGGTGTAAGACCGTCGACTATTTGGGAAAAAGGAGGAAAATCACTCTGATCTCTGATTTCTCCGAAATAAGTGGCTCACGAGGAATGGAGAGACAGATTCTCTATTTGATCTCGAAGTCCTCATATAACACTTCTTCCAGTCGGATCACTTGTTGGAAAAACATAATGCTCACACATGTTCCACACGGGCAAGGAAGCATAATATCATGA